A region from the Cellvibrio sp. PSBB006 genome encodes:
- a CDS encoding alpha/beta hydrolase → MKTGPMLTILLFIILCYLLLCALAFLWQTRLIFPRTTAEDAAYAQYAGQHIALAGEDALLSGWQLEDPAADNALIILYFGGNAEDVISLLPILQKMGARHTYAFNYRGYGRSEGTPSQAALYADAEAIYDELGRRHNLDTAQVVVIGRSLGSAVAGYLATQRRIDKLVLLTPLKSAIQNGKRMFPILPVTWLLQHPFELITYAEQFTCPVLMLVGDADVVIPPKDSLATYAAINSPKELLELPGVGHNNLFDNPNALKAIRDFVLR, encoded by the coding sequence ATGAAGACCGGACCCATGCTGACTATCCTGTTGTTTATTATCCTGTGTTATCTCCTGCTCTGCGCCCTGGCATTTTTGTGGCAAACGCGCCTGATCTTTCCCCGCACGACCGCCGAAGACGCGGCTTATGCGCAATACGCGGGGCAACATATTGCGTTAGCGGGAGAGGACGCGCTGTTGAGCGGCTGGCAGCTGGAGGACCCGGCGGCCGATAACGCGCTCATCATTCTTTATTTCGGCGGCAATGCGGAAGATGTCATCAGTCTCTTACCGATCCTGCAAAAAATGGGCGCCCGTCATACTTATGCTTTCAATTATCGGGGTTACGGTCGCAGCGAGGGTACGCCGTCCCAGGCTGCGCTCTATGCGGATGCCGAGGCCATCTATGATGAACTGGGCCGACGGCACAATCTCGATACCGCGCAGGTGGTGGTGATCGGCCGCAGCTTGGGCTCGGCAGTGGCGGGTTATCTCGCTACCCAGCGCCGGATCGATAAGCTGGTCTTGCTGACGCCCCTGAAAAGTGCCATCCAGAACGGTAAGCGGATGTTTCCGATCCTGCCGGTGACATGGCTGCTGCAACACCCCTTTGAGCTGATTACTTATGCCGAACAGTTCACCTGCCCGGTGTTGATGCTGGTCGGCGATGCGGATGTGGTTATCCCGCCCAAGGATTCTCTCGCCACCTATGCCGCTATCAATAGCCCCAAGGAGCTGCTGGAGTTGCCCGGCGTCGGCCATAACAACCTGTTCGACAACCCCAATGCATTAAAAGCCATCCGTGACTTTGTGCTTCGCTGA
- a CDS encoding metal-dependent hydrolase, which translates to MDSLSQAALGSAVGLAVMGRRTALWKAALIGAAFGTLPDLDAFIDHGDPIRNMTFHRAASHSLFYLTILSPALAWLVSKLSRKAEHFKHWLAAIWLILITHVLLDFMTIYGTQMAIPFSNYPFGVGSIFIIDPLYTLPLLFGIIAALIFYRSSGMRRNALGLSLSTVYLAWTVLAQWYVEKITDDYLTQHDVTVEQRLVTPTPFNTLLWRVVVITPEGYAEGFYSLLDKTPQLNLKHFPRNEDLFDAVQGNWGAERMAWFTHGFFKMSEDDGKLMITDLRMGQEPFYSFTFVVAERVGDVWQAVIPEHISENPDIELALGWLGRRIGGDIVDPPWLVE; encoded by the coding sequence ATGGATTCACTTTCACAAGCCGCCTTGGGTTCCGCGGTGGGCTTAGCGGTCATGGGCCGCCGTACCGCATTATGGAAAGCGGCACTGATCGGCGCAGCCTTTGGCACCCTGCCCGATCTGGACGCCTTTATCGATCACGGCGATCCGATTCGCAATATGACCTTTCACCGCGCAGCGAGTCATTCGTTGTTTTACCTCACCATACTCTCGCCCGCACTAGCCTGGCTGGTCAGTAAACTGTCTCGAAAAGCTGAACATTTCAAGCACTGGCTGGCGGCGATCTGGCTGATCCTGATTACCCATGTGTTGCTGGATTTTATGACCATCTATGGGACGCAGATGGCTATCCCTTTTAGCAATTATCCGTTCGGCGTCGGCAGTATTTTTATTATCGATCCCTTGTACACCCTGCCGCTATTGTTCGGCATTATCGCGGCGCTGATTTTTTATCGCTCGTCAGGTATGCGTCGGAATGCGTTAGGGCTTTCGTTAAGCACGGTGTATCTCGCGTGGACGGTCCTCGCGCAGTGGTATGTGGAAAAAATAACTGACGATTACCTGACACAACACGATGTGACAGTCGAGCAGCGTCTGGTAACACCGACACCGTTTAATACCTTGTTGTGGCGAGTCGTGGTGATAACGCCGGAGGGTTACGCGGAAGGTTTTTATTCTCTACTGGATAAAACACCGCAATTAAATTTGAAACATTTTCCGCGCAACGAGGATTTGTTTGATGCGGTGCAAGGTAACTGGGGCGCGGAACGCATGGCCTGGTTCACACATGGCTTTTTCAAGATGAGCGAAGACGATGGCAAATTAATGATTACTGATCTGCGTATGGGGCAGGAACCCTTTTATAGCTTTACGTTTGTGGTTGCGGAGCGCGTTGGCGATGTGTGGCAAGCGGTTATCCCCGAACATATCAGTGAAAATCCTGATATTGAGCTGGCGCTGGGTTGGTTGGGGCGGCGAATCGGAGGCGATATTGTTGATCCGCCGTGGTTGGTGGAATGA
- a CDS encoding S9 family peptidase, translated as MFTFTWVRGRHTRTLFIINCLLFAIASPFTHASPETPLPLEAFYRDEAIQNVELSPDGTHLIALRNIGEDTVLMTLNLSTGEVFYPTKTDNEQFKFNWVRWANNDRLLMSLRFDSRRGTHLRFTETRLLAVDAKKPSKMITLVRPDDEADGWISQFQDNIISILPDDPDHILLSVDREFPNHQTVYKANVNNGRLRRVKKHMASVRSWMADQQGNVRLGEGYNDRERKISIRVLDPQTNKWTVAWSYVVFDEPSISPLGFGKDGNTLYLLADHEGRKAVYKADLSKEGYPMELILSNPEYDVSGSLIYSPAHRDAVGLYYHDNGGKSIFWNPEFTAFQNGIDKALPDSGNYVTSLSYDARKYILFSVGETQPGQYLFGDRDKKTLDFVADVYPELSNGVLVEKELVTYKARDGLELEGYLSLPKNFKDTPIATIILPHGGPMSRDGKGYDSFSAYMANRGYAVFQPNFRGSAGYGHDFMMMAVGGMGLAMQDDLEDAVKFLVTENIADPKRVCIAGGSYGGYAALMGATKTPDLFQCAISFAGISDIVKLRNTARYFTNRNVMREQLGNDKKQLRETSPARLAERVKIPILLLHGADDTIVPVDQSRLMAKRLKKYNKVYEYIELEGGSHHLDYLPHRKQTFEAMDAFLHKYLPVDAPAAKTAQQARI; from the coding sequence ATGTTCACATTTACTTGGGTACGCGGACGACATACCCGCACACTGTTTATCATCAACTGCTTGCTGTTTGCCATCGCTTCGCCATTCACCCACGCCTCACCCGAAACACCGCTGCCACTGGAAGCTTTTTATCGCGATGAAGCGATACAGAACGTGGAATTATCACCGGACGGTACGCACCTGATTGCGTTGCGTAATATCGGTGAGGATACGGTGCTCATGACCTTGAACCTGAGCACCGGTGAGGTTTTTTATCCCACCAAAACCGACAACGAACAATTCAAATTTAACTGGGTACGCTGGGCTAATAATGATCGCTTGCTGATGAGCCTGCGTTTTGACAGCCGTCGAGGTACGCATTTGCGTTTTACGGAAACTCGCCTGCTGGCGGTGGATGCAAAAAAGCCATCCAAGATGATTACCCTGGTGCGCCCGGATGACGAGGCCGATGGCTGGATCAGTCAGTTCCAGGACAACATCATCAGCATCTTGCCCGATGACCCCGACCATATCCTCCTGAGTGTGGACCGCGAATTTCCCAATCATCAAACCGTTTATAAAGCCAACGTTAACAACGGCCGTTTGCGCCGGGTGAAAAAACACATGGCATCGGTGCGCTCCTGGATGGCGGATCAACAGGGCAACGTGCGCTTGGGTGAAGGTTATAACGACCGCGAACGCAAGATCAGCATCCGCGTGCTCGATCCGCAGACGAACAAGTGGACGGTGGCCTGGTCTTATGTGGTATTTGATGAGCCCAGCATTAGTCCGCTCGGGTTTGGCAAAGATGGCAACACGTTGTATTTGCTGGCTGACCATGAAGGCAGGAAGGCTGTGTATAAAGCGGACTTGTCCAAAGAAGGATATCCGATGGAGTTGATCCTCAGTAATCCTGAATACGATGTCTCCGGCAGTTTGATTTATTCCCCCGCACACCGCGATGCCGTGGGTTTGTATTATCACGATAACGGTGGCAAAAGCATTTTCTGGAATCCTGAATTTACCGCCTTCCAGAATGGTATTGATAAAGCCTTGCCCGATTCCGGTAATTATGTCACCAGCTTGAGCTACGACGCGCGTAAATACATTTTGTTTTCTGTCGGCGAGACGCAACCCGGCCAATACCTGTTTGGTGACCGCGACAAAAAGACCCTGGATTTTGTAGCCGATGTGTATCCGGAATTGAGCAATGGCGTTCTGGTAGAAAAAGAACTGGTGACCTACAAAGCACGCGACGGTTTGGAGCTGGAAGGCTACTTGTCATTGCCCAAAAACTTTAAAGACACCCCCATTGCCACCATCATCCTGCCTCACGGTGGCCCGATGTCGCGCGACGGCAAAGGTTACGACAGTTTTTCCGCCTATATGGCGAATCGCGGCTATGCCGTGTTCCAACCTAACTTTCGCGGTTCCGCCGGTTACGGTCACGACTTTATGATGATGGCCGTGGGTGGTATGGGTCTGGCGATGCAGGATGACCTGGAAGATGCGGTGAAATTTTTAGTGACTGAAAACATTGCCGATCCGAAACGCGTCTGTATCGCCGGCGGCAGTTACGGTGGTTATGCTGCCTTGATGGGGGCAACCAAAACGCCGGATTTATTTCAGTGTGCGATCAGTTTTGCCGGTATCTCCGACATCGTGAAATTGCGCAACACCGCGCGTTATTTCACCAACCGCAATGTGATGCGCGAGCAATTGGGTAACGATAAAAAACAATTGCGCGAAACCTCGCCCGCGCGGCTGGCAGAGCGGGTAAAAATCCCGATCCTGTTATTGCATGGTGCGGACGATACAATTGTTCCGGTTGACCAAAGTCGCTTAATGGCGAAGCGTTTAAAGAAATACAACAAGGTGTATGAGTACATCGAGCTGGAAGGCGGTAGCCATCACCTGGATTATCTGCCGCATCGCAAACAGACCTTTGAAGCTATGGATGCGTTTTTGCATAAGTATTTGCCGGTGGATGCGCCGGCTGCAAAAACGGCGCAGCAGGCGAGAATTTAG
- a CDS encoding FMN-dependent NADH-azoreductase produces MKILHIDASPRYSRSHTRKLTQDFITLWQEKDPAATVIYRDLGKALPSFINENWIAAAFTATNQRTPEQQQQLNESDSLVEELMTADMLVMGVPMYNFGVPASVKAWIDQIVRVGRTFLFEPEDAQPYKPLLTDKPTIIMVATGDSGYEPDGPYASLNQVEPYLRTVLPFIGINQLHFVYAGNDEFGGERLAQSLVQAELQIQHLVDGPLLR; encoded by the coding sequence ATGAAAATTTTACATATCGATGCCAGCCCCCGTTACTCTCGCTCTCACACGCGTAAATTGACGCAGGATTTTATTACACTCTGGCAAGAGAAAGATCCGGCAGCCACTGTCATCTACCGCGACCTGGGCAAAGCGCTGCCGTCATTTATCAACGAAAACTGGATCGCCGCTGCATTTACCGCAACAAACCAACGCACACCGGAACAGCAACAACAACTCAACGAAAGCGATAGCCTGGTAGAAGAATTAATGACAGCGGATATGCTAGTCATGGGCGTACCCATGTATAACTTTGGTGTGCCTGCCTCGGTGAAAGCCTGGATCGATCAGATCGTGCGTGTAGGGCGCACATTTTTATTTGAACCGGAAGATGCGCAACCTTACAAACCGCTGTTAACCGACAAGCCGACGATTATCATGGTTGCTACCGGCGATAGCGGTTACGAACCCGATGGCCCTTACGCGTCACTCAATCAGGTTGAACCTTATTTGCGTACTGTGTTGCCCTTTATTGGTATCAATCAATTGCATTTTGTTTATGCGGGCAATGACGAGTTTGGTGGTGAACGTTTGGCGCAATCATTGGTGCAGGCCGAGCTACAGATTCAGCATTTGGTTGATGGTCCTCTTCTGCGATAG
- a CDS encoding helix-turn-helix domain-containing protein, whose amino-acid sequence MSKRKNNPEYGCPVEVTLDVIGGKWKGMVLYCLLNGTARFNELRRLIPKATQRVLTTQLRELEQDGVITRKVYAEVPPRVEYSLTEFGLSLKPILELMGAWGEEYRQLVEGLARHRADDATPVDEN is encoded by the coding sequence ATGAGTAAACGAAAAAATAATCCGGAATATGGTTGTCCTGTTGAAGTAACGCTGGATGTCATCGGTGGGAAATGGAAAGGTATGGTGCTCTATTGTTTGCTGAATGGCACAGCGCGATTTAATGAATTGCGTCGTCTGATTCCCAAGGCCACACAGCGGGTACTGACAACGCAATTGCGGGAACTGGAACAGGATGGCGTTATCACGCGCAAGGTTTACGCTGAAGTGCCGCCGCGCGTGGAATACAGTTTGACGGAGTTTGGTTTGAGCCTGAAACCGATTCTTGAATTGATGGGCGCATGGGGAGAGGAGTATCGTCAGCTCGTTGAAGGTCTCGCACGCCATCGAGCAGATGATGCAACGCCGGTAGATGAAAATTAA
- a CDS encoding PepSY domain-containing protein codes for MTKLTAILSAALLATTAGVVQARDIAPDEVVKLHNAGTIQSFEKLNEAVLVQHPGATLEDGELEEEQGRYVYELEVRDAQGVEWDLELDAATGEILKNHKDD; via the coding sequence ATGACCAAGTTAACAGCAATACTCAGTGCAGCCCTTTTAGCGACTACCGCCGGTGTAGTGCAAGCGCGGGATATCGCACCGGATGAGGTGGTCAAACTGCACAATGCAGGTACCATTCAATCCTTTGAAAAACTAAACGAAGCCGTGCTCGTACAGCATCCTGGTGCCACCCTTGAAGACGGCGAGTTGGAAGAAGAACAGGGTCGTTATGTTTACGAACTGGAAGTGCGCGATGCCCAGGGTGTAGAGTGGGATCTGGAGCTGGACGCCGCCACCGGTGAAATACTGAAGAACCACAAAGACGATTAA
- a CDS encoding PepSY domain-containing protein — protein MNLFRRSLLFALMTAVAFTAAADDIGPNEALRLRQAGEILALEKLLDIALSLHPGARLLEAELEEDDGHYIYEVELITRSGTVRDIEINARDGRILKDEEDD, from the coding sequence ATGAACCTGTTCCGTCGCTCACTATTATTTGCGCTGATGACCGCTGTCGCCTTCACGGCGGCGGCGGATGATATTGGCCCTAATGAAGCGCTGCGTTTACGTCAGGCGGGCGAGATTCTGGCATTGGAAAAATTGCTCGATATCGCGCTATCGCTGCACCCCGGCGCGCGTTTGCTGGAAGCGGAATTGGAAGAGGATGACGGACACTATATTTACGAAGTCGAACTGATAACCCGCAGCGGTACCGTGCGTGATATCGAAATAAACGCACGGGACGGGCGCATTTTAAAAGATGAGGAAGATGATTAA
- a CDS encoding response regulator transcription factor, with amino-acid sequence MRLLIVEDQVSLADELLADLGRAGYAVDWLADGRDARYQGASEPYDLIVLDLGLPGKPGLEVLREWRAGGLATPVLILTARDHWAERIEGLKAGADDYLTKPFHPEELQLRIQSLLRRAHGLANQTHLEAGGLQLDESKQSVHHNGEDISLTAAEFSLLRYLMLHPQQIVSKLQLLEHLYDGETERDSNVIEVHVNHLRRKLGKTIIETRRNQGYIFNGLQPDNAAGLAL; translated from the coding sequence ATGCGGTTGCTGATCGTGGAAGATCAAGTGTCCCTGGCTGATGAATTACTGGCGGATCTCGGTCGCGCCGGTTATGCCGTGGATTGGCTCGCCGACGGTCGCGACGCGCGCTATCAAGGCGCCAGTGAGCCTTACGATTTGATTGTGCTGGATCTGGGTTTGCCGGGCAAACCGGGGCTGGAAGTCTTGCGCGAATGGCGCGCGGGCGGATTGGCCACGCCGGTATTAATTTTGACGGCGCGGGATCACTGGGCCGAACGTATCGAGGGTTTAAAAGCCGGCGCTGATGATTACCTCACTAAACCCTTTCACCCTGAAGAATTGCAATTGCGTATTCAATCGCTGCTGCGCCGCGCGCACGGTCTGGCGAATCAAACACATCTGGAAGCCGGTGGTTTGCAACTGGATGAAAGCAAACAATCTGTTCATCATAACGGTGAAGACATCAGCCTCACTGCCGCTGAATTCAGTTTGCTGCGTTATTTAATGTTGCATCCGCAACAGATCGTATCCAAATTGCAATTGCTTGAGCATTTGTACGATGGTGAAACCGAACGGGATTCCAATGTCATTGAAGTCCATGTAAATCACCTGCGTCGCAAGCTGGGTAAAACCATTATCGAAACCCGTCGCAACCAAGGTTATATATTTAACGGTTTACAACCGGATAATGCCGCTGGCCTGGCTTTATGA
- a CDS encoding sensor histidine kinase produces MKSIQQHLSIGLASVLILVGLLLAQTSLWLFDAGLRRNFGSELQLDADNLLAALVRTNDGISLDQTRLSPVYERPFSGRYFRIEFSPSDNLAALTLRSRSAWDHQLSLPEQAGLQTTLADGPQTQKLLVYRANYRRFGQDLAIIVARDYTPVLQSFQQLRWIGLGTGGVALVIILLLQRWIVRRALQPLDAVRQQVKQLQQGQRTELDNQVPEELAPLVQQINRLLLHTEDTLKRSRNALGNLGHALKTPLAVLFSINARTELQAHPDIIESMRTQLNNIRQRLTRELGRARLAGEALPGAHFNCAEELPLLFTTLQQIHGRELQLHWQTTPDDLRLPWDREDLLELLGNLLDNACKWTNTRVQLNIEKTANNITLTVDDDGPGIASELRTEVLSRGTRLDEQVVGHGLGLGIVRDIVDHLGGQLALDDSPMGGLRVAITLPAPR; encoded by the coding sequence ATGAAATCCATTCAACAACATCTCAGTATTGGCCTGGCCAGTGTATTGATACTGGTAGGCTTGCTGTTGGCGCAAACCAGTCTGTGGCTATTTGATGCCGGATTACGGCGCAATTTCGGCAGTGAATTACAACTCGATGCCGATAATTTACTCGCCGCGCTGGTGCGCACTAACGATGGCATATCGCTTGACCAAACTCGCCTTTCACCCGTGTATGAGCGCCCTTTTTCCGGGCGCTATTTCCGCATAGAATTTTCGCCGTCGGATAATCTTGCTGCATTAACTTTGCGCTCGCGTTCAGCCTGGGATCATCAGTTATCTTTACCAGAACAAGCCGGTTTACAAACAACCTTGGCCGACGGACCGCAAACACAAAAATTATTGGTATATCGCGCGAACTATCGCCGCTTCGGCCAGGATCTGGCCATCATCGTTGCACGGGATTACACACCGGTGCTGCAAAGTTTTCAGCAATTGCGCTGGATCGGTCTGGGCACCGGCGGTGTGGCGCTGGTGATTATTCTATTGTTGCAGCGCTGGATTGTGCGACGCGCTTTGCAGCCGCTGGATGCGGTGCGCCAGCAGGTAAAACAATTACAACAAGGGCAGCGCACCGAGCTGGATAATCAGGTGCCGGAAGAACTCGCGCCGCTGGTGCAGCAAATTAACCGTTTGCTATTACACACCGAAGACACACTAAAACGTTCGCGCAATGCGTTGGGTAATCTGGGCCACGCATTGAAGACGCCGCTGGCGGTGTTGTTCAGTATTAATGCGCGTACTGAGTTACAAGCGCACCCGGATATTATCGAGAGCATGCGCACGCAACTAAATAATATTCGTCAGCGCCTCACACGCGAATTGGGCCGCGCGCGCCTTGCTGGCGAGGCGCTACCCGGTGCGCATTTTAATTGCGCTGAAGAATTGCCACTGTTGTTTACCACGTTGCAACAAATCCACGGACGTGAGTTGCAGTTGCACTGGCAGACGACGCCGGACGACCTGCGTTTACCCTGGGATCGCGAAGACCTGTTGGAGTTGCTTGGCAACCTTTTGGATAACGCGTGTAAATGGACCAATACTCGGGTGCAGTTGAACATCGAAAAAACCGCGAACAACATTACCCTGACCGTGGATGACGATGGCCCCGGCATCGCCAGTGAATTGCGCACAGAGGTATTGAGTCGCGGCACCCGTCTGGATGAACAGGTTGTCGGCCATGGGCTGGGTTTGGGAATTGTGCGCGATATTGTCGATCACCTGGGCGGCCAATTGGCGCTGGATGACAGCCCCATGGGTGGTCTACGGGTTGCAATCACTCTGCCCGCCCCCAGATAA
- a CDS encoding ABC transporter ATP-binding protein/permease encodes MHSDPSPAADNIPLTRASLKQTLGYLWPYLWDFKGRVLLAVFALIAAKGATLLMPWALKHIIDGVDRSLQPALVLPLTFILFYGALRFGSVFFGELRDALFSRVTEHAMRRIGLRVFRHLHQLELSFHLDRATGGISRDIERGTNGISFLMRFLMFNIVPTLFEILMVAVIFALAFSIWYAVITVIAVVIYIFFTVLTTEWRNRFVREANQADSSTNTRAIDSLLNYETVKYFNNEEFEARTYDDFLAKWESAKLKNRMSLLALNSGQALIIALAITVMMWMAAVNVLDQQMTLGDLAMVNAYMIQLFIPLNFLGFVYREIRRALTDLENMLGLLKRDATIVDAPDAQTLQISRGDIHWSGVNFAYHRERPILRDFDLHIPAGARVAIVGASGAGKSTIARLLYRFYDIDSGSITIDGQDIRQVTLDSLRSAIAVVPQDTVLFNTSIRDNIAYGNPAADDAQIDRAIRMAHLKSFIDSLPQGDKTIVGERGLKVSGGEKQRIAIARVLLKGAPILLFDEATSALDSNAETAILEAMREVATGHTSIVIAHRLSTVVDADKIVVLDQGQVVEQGSHNELLQRQGRYAQLWTLQQQED; translated from the coding sequence ATGCACAGTGACCCTTCTCCAGCGGCAGACAATATTCCCCTTACCCGCGCGTCCCTGAAACAAACTCTCGGTTATCTCTGGCCCTATTTGTGGGATTTCAAAGGCCGGGTACTGCTCGCGGTGTTCGCGTTGATTGCCGCCAAGGGCGCAACGCTGCTGATGCCCTGGGCATTGAAACACATCATTGATGGAGTGGATCGAAGCCTGCAACCGGCATTGGTTTTACCGCTCACGTTTATTCTGTTTTACGGTGCCTTGCGTTTTGGCAGTGTCTTTTTCGGTGAGCTGCGCGATGCACTCTTCAGCCGCGTCACCGAACACGCCATGCGGCGAATCGGCCTGCGCGTGTTTCGTCACTTGCATCAACTGGAATTATCCTTTCACCTTGATCGCGCCACCGGCGGGATCAGTCGCGACATCGAGCGCGGCACTAACGGTATCAGTTTTTTAATGCGCTTTTTGATGTTCAACATCGTGCCGACGCTGTTTGAAATACTAATGGTGGCAGTCATCTTTGCGCTGGCGTTTTCGATATGGTACGCCGTGATTACGGTGATTGCCGTGGTGATTTATATTTTCTTCACGGTACTGACCACCGAATGGCGCAACCGGTTTGTACGCGAGGCCAACCAGGCGGATTCATCCACCAACACCCGCGCGATTGACAGCTTGCTGAATTATGAAACGGTTAAATATTTTAATAACGAAGAGTTTGAAGCGCGTACCTACGATGACTTTCTAGCGAAATGGGAATCAGCCAAACTAAAAAATCGGATGTCTTTGTTGGCATTGAATTCCGGGCAAGCCTTGATCATTGCCTTGGCGATCACGGTGATGATGTGGATGGCGGCAGTTAATGTGCTGGATCAGCAAATGACCCTGGGTGACCTCGCCATGGTCAATGCCTACATGATCCAGTTATTTATTCCGCTGAATTTTCTTGGCTTCGTGTACCGTGAAATTCGGCGCGCATTGACCGACCTGGAAAATATGCTGGGCTTGTTAAAACGCGATGCAACGATTGTTGACGCACCCGATGCGCAGACCTTGCAGATCTCCCGAGGTGATATCCACTGGTCCGGCGTAAATTTCGCCTACCATCGCGAGCGTCCGATCCTGCGCGATTTTGATTTACATATTCCGGCCGGCGCGCGTGTCGCTATCGTGGGCGCGTCCGGTGCCGGGAAGAGTACGATCGCGCGTTTGCTATACCGTTTTTACGACATTGACAGTGGCAGTATCACCATCGATGGTCAGGATATTCGTCAGGTAACCCTCGACAGTTTGCGCAGCGCTATCGCGGTCGTGCCGCAAGATACAGTGCTGTTCAATACCAGCATCCGTGACAATATTGCTTACGGAAATCCAGCGGCAGACGATGCACAGATTGATCGCGCTATTCGCATGGCGCACCTGAAAAGTTTTATCGACAGCTTGCCTCAGGGCGATAAAACTATTGTCGGTGAGCGTGGTTTGAAAGTCAGCGGTGGCGAAAAGCAACGTATCGCCATTGCACGGGTACTATTAAAAGGTGCACCGATTTTATTATTCGATGAAGCGACCTCCGCACTGGATTCCAATGCCGAAACCGCCATCCTTGAGGCCATGCGTGAAGTTGCTACGGGCCACACCAGCATCGTGATCGCCCACCGCCTGTCGACCGTCGTCGACGCGGACAAGATTGTGGTGTTGGATCAAGGCCAGGTGGTGGAACAGGGATCACACAACGAACTCCTGCAGCGGCAGGGGCGTTATGCGCAGCTTTGGACATTGCAACAACAGGAAGACTAG